The region TACACTGTAATACGAAAGCCAAGTCTTTGTTTTTGAGATTTTCATAGAAAAGATGAAAACGGAGTCGAGAGGAATAGAAACATTTCAAACAACTCCAGCAAAAATCATTTTGCTATTCTTCGGACACTGGACTGAACGTTGACAGTTGGAAAAAGGAAGTGGCCCGGATGTTTCGTTACGGCAAAAGCAACGGAACAACTGAAGGATCTCATCGCAAAATGAAGCTCATCCAGAGGTCGGCATAGGGGTTTAGCTACTTAGAAAATTACCGTCTAGGTGTGCGGATTTTGTGCGGGTAGTCGGGAAAAAATCACGGCGGAAAATCTGATTAATCGGGCTTGCGCCCCTTTGTTTAGTGTAGACCCGTTAAGGCTTGAGTAACTTTCTAACAAAAAAACTGGTTACTCAAACTCTTACTCAATAAAAAGGTCTGTATCAACCTACCCCATGAAATCTCGTGGAACTTAGAAAACAAAAAAGCCCTGCTATTGCAGGGCTTTCGCCACTCTATGCTATCGAGTGGAATTATTAACTGGCGGAGAGGGAGGGATTCGAACCCCCGGAAGGCTCGCACCTTCAATAGTTTTCAAGACTACCGCGTTCAACCGGACTCTGCCACCTCTCCAAAAGGTGAGACAAGAATTTTCCCGAACTTGCCTCAAATGTCAACCTTTTTTTGAAAATAATTTATATATATCTTTAAAGAAAAATACCTCGGTTTTTCAACTCTTCGCCATAGGCCATGAGCTCTGCCTTTGAACGCATCCCGAGCTTCTTCATCAGATTAGAACGGTGCTTTTCCACGGTCTTGATGCTGATAACAAGCAGGTCGGCAATTTCCCGATTCTTGTATCCCGCAAGAATCTGCTTTAAAATTTCACGCTCACGCTCGGTAAGGGAATCCAGACTATCACTGCTCCTGCTTCGTTCCTTTTGTAAAAAACCTTTTGCCACCTCGGCTGATATATCCGGTGCGAGATAGACTTTGCCCTCCATCACCGTTTCTATCGCCATGACCAGTTCTTTACTGGATGAAGTCTTCAGCACGTAGCCACAGGCCCCTGCATCAAGGGCGGAATAAATATGATCAGGCTCCACATGAGCGGTCAATGCCAGAAACTTTGTCCTGACATCTCCGGTGAGTTCCTGAATGGCCTGCACTCCGCTTTTGACGGGCATAGACAAATCCATCAGTGCCACATCCGGATTCAATCTCCTGCAAAGCCGCACAGCCTCTTCCCCGTTTTCAGCCATACCAAGTACACTGATTCCGGGCTGGGACTTAAGGATCGTACTCAACCCCTCCCTGACAAGAGCATGATCATCAGCAATAACAACTTTAATCAGATTTATCATTAAGCACCTGAAGGCAGCACATAAAAGGATTTCAGTTACAAACAATAACGTAAATACTTAGCAGAAAAGCATCGTATCTTGCAACTGAGGAGGACACATAACAAGAGCAAAATTGCGGCACCGTAAAAAAAAGGCAGCCGGATACTTCCAGCTGCCTAGTACTTTCATGTGGCGGAGAGGGAGGGATTTGAACCCTCGATAGAGTTTTAAGCCCTATACTCGCTTAGCAGGCGAGCGCCTTCAGCCGTGCTCGGCCACCTCTCCGTATATGTAGTGAGAAACGCGAAGCGCTTCACTCACTCAGGAAGCGTTGTAATATCTCCGCAGGTCCTAATTGTCAACAGTATTTTAAATATTTCTACAATTATTTATGAACTATGTCTTCTTTGGCTCTGAAGGTAGACCGGAAAACAACGTTTAGCGGTGCAATCTTCACGTTCAATATCTTCCTGAGCCTGTTTTCCAGAAAACGCTGATAGGTCGGCTTAATCAGCTTCTCGTCATTGATAAAGAAAATAAACGTAGGTGGTTCTTCGTCCGCTTGTGTGACGTACTTAAACTTCGCCCTTCTGCGTTTGACCACCGGAGGCTGATGCTTTTCGACGATTTCCTTCATGATGCGGTTCAGCTGCCCAGTCGAAATACGGATCGAACACTCAGCCTTAAGCTTGCTGGCAAGAGCAAGAATCCCGCCCAGTCCGGATTTGGATATGCATGATGTATACACAACAGGGACATGATGCGCGATACGCAGGGCTCTTTCAAAGCCTTCACGCAGAGCGGTACGCTCCTGCTTGGAAACAAGATCAATCTTGTTGACGGTGATGATAAAGGGAACGGCCTCGCGCAGCAGATATTCCAGCAGACGTTTATCCTGCTTGGTAATTCCGGCAAGAGCATCCACAACCATGATGGTTACATCTGCCTTGGCACTGCTTCTTAAAGCACGCACAACGCTGAACCGTTCGATAGTATCAGTTATGTTTGTCCGACGGCGCACCCCGGCTGTGTCCACAAAAGTATACATTTTGCCGCCGCTGGCAAAAGTAACATCCACGCTGTCACGGGTGGTTCCGGCCACGTCACTTACGATGACACGCTCTTCACCGGTCAATGCATTGACCATGGAGGACTTACCGGCATTGGGTCGACCGAGCATTGCGATCTTGAGACCTTTGGCCTCCTCATCTTCTTCGTATTCAATCCCGGTGGCAAGGGCCATATCCGCGACTTTTTCACGAAGTTCCAGAAGATTGAAGCCGTGCTCAGCGGAAACAGGCATTATTTCAAAACCGAGAGAATGGAAATCAGCAGTGGCCTGTGCTTCCATCTCGGCACCGTCAACCTTATTAACCAGCAGCAGAATAGGTTTGTTGCTCTGGCGAATATATGCGGCAACCTGCTCATCAAGCGGAGTGAGACCGATACGCCCGTCAACAACAAGAATAAGGGAATGCGCAGACTCAATAGCTTCACGGGCCTGTTCAAAAATATCACTCTGAAACTCTTCAGAATCATTATCACTTTCCATGACCAGACCGCCGGTATCGATCAGGGCGTAATGAGTGCCGTTGTAGTGGCCCTCAGCGTAAATACGGTCACGGGTGATACCGGGCATATCATGTGTGATAGCCCTTTTTTTTCTCAACAACCTGTTGAATAATGTGGACTTTCCTACATTAGGTCGTCCGATAAGTGCGATGGTTGGCAGCATGGCCGTCCTCCGAAAAATGAACGTGAACAAGCCGAAAAATTATAATATCCGCACTGCTCACTATATATCAAAAAAAGCGGGAAGACATCTGCTTCCCGCTATTAAAATCTTCCTAAAAAAGTCATATGGCACAAGGAGTATAGAACTGTAAAGGTTTATTGTCGTCCTGAATGCTAAGATTAAGATCAGGACTGAATTCAGAGCTGATCTATACAGTATATACAACCGCGTTCCAGCAGCTAATCCTCTTCAAAAAGTTTTTTGATCGCCTCAGTGTATGGAGGTCTCAATACACCTTTTTCGGTGATGATCCCGGCAATGAGTTCATTGGGAGTCGGGTCAAATGCGAAGTTAAAGACTTCCACGCCTTCTGGAGTGATGCGATGATCGCCGATGTGAGTTACTTCGGTTGGTGTACGGTCCTCGATAGGGACGTCATCACCGGTGGGAGTTTCGGGATCAATGGTGTAAACCGGGGCCGCAACGTAGAACGGAATTCCAAATTCACGGGCAAGCAGAGCTACTCCGTAGGTTCCGATTTTATTCACGGCATCGCCGTTGGCTGCGACACGGTCAGCACCGACCACAACTTTCTGGACAAGACCTTTTTTCATGAGCAATGCACAGGCGTTATCGCAGGCAACCTTTACCGGAATTCCGTCACGGTGCAGTTCGTAAGCGGTCAGCCGTGCGCCCTGAAGAAAGGGACGGGTTTCGTTTGCGATTACGGAAACTTTCTTTCCCTGATCAACCGCGCCGCGCACAACTCCCAGTGCGGTGCCGTAACCGGCGGTAGCCAGTGCACCGGCGTTACAGTGAGTCATAATGGTATCGCCATCGTCCATCAATTCGCCGCCGAACTTACCGATGTCTTCACACATGCGGATGTCGTCCGCGTGAATTTCTTTTGCCCGCTTCAGCCAGATATCACAGAGAGCATCAAGGGAAACATCACCAGATTCTGCCCAGACCCGTTTCATTTCAAGCACGGCCCAACGCAGGTTAACTGCTGTGGGGCGCGCATTTTCAATCTTATCAAGGTTCTTTTCCAGCTCAGCTTTCCAGTCCGCGCTTCCGGCTACCTCGCGACCGGCGAGATAACATCCGTACGCGGCAGTCACACCGATTGCCGGAGCGCCGCGAACAACCATAACCACGAGAGCTTCTACGATATCGTCAGTGGTCTTGCAGTCGAACCAGTCCTCACGATTTGGCAGGTAACGCTGATCCAAAAGTACAAGGGCATCTTTCTCAGCTGAAAACTGAATATGCTCGGTCATTATCTATCTCGCTTAATTTAGGAAAGTTTTTCGGAAATCATTTTGCTGACCATGCCGGGGTTGGCTTTACCTTTGGTCTCACGCATAATCTGCCCCATAAAGAAACTCATAAGTTTCTTCTTGCCGCCTTTAAAGGCTTCGACTTCGTCCGGGTTGTCCGCAAGCACTTTATCGACCACGGCTTCAAGTGAAGAACTGTCCGAAATCTGGACCAGTCCCTTGTCTTTTACGTATTTTTCAGGATCAAGTCCTTCGGCAAAAACATCACTGAAGATATCCTTACCAATTTTGATGCTGATTACGTCTTTATCGACAAGCTGTATCAACTTGGCCATCATTTCAGGCTTAAATTTGCACTCTTCCACTGTCAGCTCTGACTGGTGAAGTTCACGCAGGAAGTCGCCTTTGATCCAGTTAACTACTTTTTGAGGCTTATCATAAGCATCGAGAACGGATTCAAAATAATCGGCGATGTCCTTCTCGGAACTGATCAGCTCGGCATCATCCTCGCTGAGCTCCATCTCATCAATGAAACGGGCTTTGCGTTCCGCGGGCAGCTCGGGCAGAGAAGCCTGCCACTCACCCAGCCATTCATCTTCAATGACC is a window of Maridesulfovibrio sp. DNA encoding:
- a CDS encoding transposase, which gives rise to MNVDSWKKEVARMFRYGKSNGTTEGSHRKMKLIQRSA
- a CDS encoding response regulator transcription factor, yielding MINLIKVVIADDHALVREGLSTILKSQPGISVLGMAENGEEAVRLCRRLNPDVALMDLSMPVKSGVQAIQELTGDVRTKFLALTAHVEPDHIYSALDAGACGYVLKTSSSKELVMAIETVMEGKVYLAPDISAEVAKGFLQKERSRSSDSLDSLTEREREILKQILAGYKNREIADLLVISIKTVEKHRSNLMKKLGMRSKAELMAYGEELKNRGIFL
- the der gene encoding ribosome biogenesis GTPase Der; translated protein: MLPTIALIGRPNVGKSTLFNRLLRKKRAITHDMPGITRDRIYAEGHYNGTHYALIDTGGLVMESDNDSEEFQSDIFEQAREAIESAHSLILVVDGRIGLTPLDEQVAAYIRQSNKPILLLVNKVDGAEMEAQATADFHSLGFEIMPVSAEHGFNLLELREKVADMALATGIEYEEDEEAKGLKIAMLGRPNAGKSSMVNALTGEERVIVSDVAGTTRDSVDVTFASGGKMYTFVDTAGVRRRTNITDTIERFSVVRALRSSAKADVTIMVVDALAGITKQDKRLLEYLLREAVPFIITVNKIDLVSKQERTALREGFERALRIAHHVPVVYTSCISKSGLGGILALASKLKAECSIRISTGQLNRIMKEIVEKHQPPVVKRRRAKFKYVTQADEEPPTFIFFINDEKLIKPTYQRFLENRLRKILNVKIAPLNVVFRSTFRAKEDIVHK
- the mtnA gene encoding S-methyl-5-thioribose-1-phosphate isomerase, with protein sequence MTEHIQFSAEKDALVLLDQRYLPNREDWFDCKTTDDIVEALVVMVVRGAPAIGVTAAYGCYLAGREVAGSADWKAELEKNLDKIENARPTAVNLRWAVLEMKRVWAESGDVSLDALCDIWLKRAKEIHADDIRMCEDIGKFGGELMDDGDTIMTHCNAGALATAGYGTALGVVRGAVDQGKKVSVIANETRPFLQGARLTAYELHRDGIPVKVACDNACALLMKKGLVQKVVVGADRVAANGDAVNKIGTYGVALLAREFGIPFYVAAPVYTIDPETPTGDDVPIEDRTPTEVTHIGDHRITPEGVEVFNFAFDPTPNELIAGIITEKGVLRPPYTEAIKKLFEED